A section of the Gemmatimonadaceae bacterium genome encodes:
- a CDS encoding exo-alpha-sialidase, which yields MTRLAPLRTAVMLGVVAYSIRPGVMRDAQAPLWITVSRNIQVSAARAASPFNEVVIAAHPRDAARLIACAMLEPGPNRRVKSAAWISTDSGRTWSSPTVTTTHWANDPTCAWSAAGTAFFLHKVNDGAPTPAGSVNSDLDYLGVERTRDDGKHWTPLHRGPQTNDRPFMAIDVTNDALYVAYNGHVHGEAGTHKNDDFRNTVALMRSTDRGITFAAPAQRALMDQTASAGINAGMDGIVVLPDRSVAVLYTRMTLAQPGGGDPRTTTGKPTVTQSTLMLVRSRDGARTLDPPHVVANVTSGYNLPHARGITGTLAVDASSGPHRGRLYASWADYATGRGEILVTWSDDAGATWSPPRPVNDDAGARAGTGARADNGGADHSMATIAVSRHGVVGVLWYDRREFPAGDGYRPRFSASRDGGVTWSASVAVATAPNAARAQRGPDYLANGGDTAGLATSADGRFHAAWIDNRTGVQQVWTAAISVHPAPTR from the coding sequence ATGACCCGCCTCGCACCGCTCCGCACCGCCGTCATGCTCGGCGTCGTTGCGTACTCCATTCGTCCCGGCGTCATGCGCGACGCGCAGGCGCCGCTGTGGATCACCGTGTCGCGCAACATCCAGGTGAGTGCGGCACGAGCGGCGTCGCCATTCAACGAGGTCGTCATCGCCGCACATCCCCGCGACGCTGCACGTCTCATCGCGTGCGCCATGCTCGAACCGGGACCGAATCGGCGCGTGAAGTCGGCCGCGTGGATCTCCACCGACAGCGGTCGCACCTGGTCGTCGCCAACCGTGACCACTACGCATTGGGCCAACGACCCAACCTGTGCGTGGAGCGCGGCGGGGACCGCGTTCTTCCTGCACAAGGTGAACGACGGCGCGCCGACTCCTGCCGGGAGCGTCAATTCCGACTTGGATTACCTGGGCGTCGAGCGCACGCGCGATGACGGGAAGCACTGGACGCCGCTCCACCGCGGGCCGCAAACCAACGATCGCCCCTTCATGGCCATCGACGTGACCAACGATGCGCTGTATGTCGCCTACAACGGTCACGTGCACGGCGAGGCGGGGACGCACAAGAACGACGACTTCCGCAACACCGTCGCCCTCATGCGCTCCACCGATCGCGGCATCACCTTCGCGGCGCCGGCGCAGCGCGCCCTCATGGACCAGACGGCGAGCGCCGGCATCAACGCGGGAATGGACGGCATCGTCGTCCTCCCCGATCGCTCGGTGGCCGTGCTCTACACGCGCATGACGCTCGCCCAACCCGGTGGTGGCGACCCTCGCACCACCACCGGAAAGCCGACCGTCACACAGTCGACACTCATGCTCGTGCGCTCGCGCGATGGCGCCCGCACGCTCGACCCACCGCACGTCGTGGCCAACGTCACCAGCGGCTACAACCTCCCGCACGCGCGCGGGATCACCGGGACACTCGCGGTCGACGCGAGCAGCGGCCCGCATCGCGGACGGCTGTACGCCTCGTGGGCCGACTACGCCACCGGGCGCGGCGAGATTCTCGTCACCTGGTCCGACGACGCCGGCGCCACATGGTCGCCGCCGCGCCCAGTCAACGACGACGCCGGCGCACGCGCCGGCACCGGCGCACGCGCCGACAACGGCGGCGCCGACCATTCCATGGCGACCATCGCCGTCAGCCGCCACGGGGTCGTGGGCGTCCTGTGGTATGATCGTCGCGAGTTTCCGGCGGGCGATGGCTATCGTCCGCGCTTCTCCGCCTCGCGCGATGGTGGCGTCACCTGGAGCGCCAGCGTCGCGGTGGCCACGGCGCCCAACGCCGCCCGCGCGCAACGCGGTCCCGACTATCTCGCGAATGGCGGCGACACGGCGGGGCTCGCCACCTCGGCCGACGGACGCTTCCACGCGGCGTGGATCGACAACCGGACGGGGGTGCAGCAGGTGTGGACGGCGGCCATCTCCGTTCATCCCGCGCCCACGCGCTGA
- a CDS encoding VOC family protein, with the protein MPKVQVQGVHHITLVGSTRRSAIDFWEGVLGMPFIFEQPNLGTPDESHLYFDPGDGRLLTVFTHEAREDARRKAPREVGSVDHIAFNVSRATFVMAPERLRDHGVEFYERDRGFMNSIYLRDPNGLLLELACYKFEVPEGFRAADVMLGAHRLRVSRGAYNITEEHLADAIEELLARRDRLVHS; encoded by the coding sequence ATGCCAAAGGTCCAGGTTCAGGGAGTGCACCACATCACGCTGGTCGGTTCCACACGCCGCAGTGCGATCGACTTCTGGGAAGGGGTGCTCGGCATGCCCTTCATCTTCGAGCAGCCTAACCTTGGAACCCCGGACGAGAGCCATCTCTACTTCGATCCGGGCGATGGGCGGCTGCTGACGGTCTTCACCCACGAGGCGCGCGAGGATGCCCGGCGCAAGGCGCCGCGTGAGGTGGGGAGTGTGGACCACATCGCCTTCAACGTGTCGCGCGCCACGTTTGTCATGGCGCCAGAACGGCTGCGTGACCATGGCGTGGAGTTCTACGAGCGCGACCGCGGCTTCATGAACTCGATCTACCTGCGCGACCCCAACGGCCTGCTGCTCGAGCTGGCGTGTTACAAGTTCGAGGTGCCGGAGGGATTTCGCGCGGCGGACGTGATGCTCGGCGCGCATCGCCTGCGCGTGTCGCGCGGGGCATACAACATCACCGAGGAGCACCTGGCCGACGCGATCGAGGAGCTGCTGGCGCGGCGCGATCGGTTGGTGCACTCGTAA